The stretch of DNA TTCACCTCGGACTCCAAACGGACATTTGACTGCTTATCGCCGTAAACCTCATCGGTTCCATATGAGTAAGAATACTTATCCCACAACAGCTGAAGCCCGGCACTTGTACCAATCTCAATGAGTGCCAACGGCTTTTTCACCCTCTCATAAATCAAACAAAAGCACGGATACAGGTACGCACACCGTCTGACTTCATTGGTCTGGACCAATTTAACTTTAAGCAAGGAAATGATCTCTTCCCGGTAAACCTGACAAAAATCCTTGAAATGGACAAACGATGCTTCTTTGGCCCTTGGGCTTGAAACAATGCTTGGAAAATATTCTTTTAAAAGATGGTCCTTCCCTTTCAAAAGAAGATAATGAACCGCTCCAAACAATAAGTTTGGTACGGGTTGTCCTTCGCGGGCATGAGAGCATAGTTCAAGCAGGTCATCATCGTCAGCTATTTTTTTAGACCAATATTCATACAACTCGCTTGATCCTTGACAATCGTTAGCAAATTGCTTAAACCACTGACGTAGTTGAGTTTTTTTCAAAGGTACGGCCTCCCCTTCACTCCATTGGCTTGTTAAAGTTGTGATATTGTTTTATTTTTAGTTTGTTGGTTCATTGTAAAATCAAATGCAAC from Caldalkalibacillus thermarum encodes:
- a CDS encoding DUF2332 domain-containing protein is translated as MKKTQLRQWFKQFANDCQGSSELYEYWSKKIADDDDLLELCSHAREGQPVPNLLFGAVHYLLLKGKDHLLKEYFPSIVSSPRAKEASFVHFKDFCQVYREEIISLLKVKLVQTNEVRRCAYLYPCFCLIYERVKKPLALIEIGTSAGLQLLWDKYSYSYGTDEVYGDKQSNVRLESEVKGGNFPFLLPNSPPVTSRVGVDLHINDLSDPEDYLWLKALIWPEHHDRRERFGQAAQYFNKQSVKLIEGDGVALLPSIVEQMTSDAAICIFHTHVANQMPKEMKLQLIEHIKSIGRYRDVFHIYNNMWDQKLHLDCYINGGQYTDTVGETDGHGRWFTWEL